The genomic window GTGAAAATTAACCCTATAAATGATAATATTTCAACTTATCCTTGTACGTcacgttgttttttttcttctgtaggCAAATTATTTGAGAgtcaatttgattttcttctgTCAACAGACCTTATTTACAGCGCAGCCCTTACCCAACACCAGCGCATCATCATCAACATCCCCCACAACATGTAGACTCGATAGAATTCTTCCAAAGATTGTCCACGGAGACgctcttctttattttttactacCAAGAGGTGAGCCTCTGAATTTCAACAGCGTTACACGTGtgtgaattattttattattgtcACATTCAGTTAATACTCGAACGTGAGGCTCCCGCGGTCGGATTGGTAATACTCTCTAATACTCTCTTACAGTCATTTATACATTCCTCTCTAAATAAGTGGAGATGGGCTTGTTATATCTTGATCTTTTATCTTCCAACGTCAGTATATCCCTTACTGTTCTCTGGTGTTTTGATTAAAGCCGGTTACCGCTGGTTTATCGCCGGCCTATAAGTCCTCTCACCACCGTCTGTTTAGGCTGCCAGCTGGCTCCTTTGTTTGGGTTTGGCTTCTCGGCACAGCTCCCTTTTACACCATCGGCaggttctctatacatttcctgtgtGTGAATTAATGTGGTTATCACACCCGGAAGTTGACTGAGGGTTTAACAGTTTTTCGATTCtgaaaattgcaagaaaatgtgGTGAGTCTGATGAGAATTTGTTGATGGAATTCTAGGGAACGAGAGCACAGTACTTAGCAGCAAAGGCTTTGAAGAAGCAGTCATGGAGATTTCACACCAAGTACATGATGTGGTTTCAGAGACACGAAGAACCTAAGGCAATCACGGATGAATATGAACAAGTAAGTATATGTGACCAGCGGTCCTTTAATCCAAAGAGAAAAACCAGCTTAGTTTCTGTTCCTTTCTGCCGGCCTACGGATCGAATAACTAATCAACAGAAAGGCATGGTCGGGCGTAGAGAGTGGCAAAATCATAACAGCAAAGGGAATTATAACAAGAAGCTTAGCGAGCATTCAAAATAAGCCTGAGTAGTTGGCTTTAAGTGTGGGAAACTGTGAGAGATTGGTTATTTTTAGAAGTTTGCACCGGGGTTTTTTAGAGCGGGAAAAAGAGCGGCATAGAGCGGGAAAAAATTAGTTCAttcccagattactttcgacacttcATCGAAAGTTGTGCTAGCCTAGAGGGTCATCTTGGGAATGACTACAAACATTTGTCAATTGTTTCATGAGGTGACTCTAGGGTTTCCGTGCGTGgcagctttatttttcgttcaCGGGCGTGGACTCGCGCGTATGGCAAAACTAACTCTTGCACTTGTTCTTTCAGGGCACCTACATCTATTTTGACTACGAAAAATGgggtcaaaggaaaaaagaaggcTTTACTTTTGAGTATAGATACTTGGAAGACAAAGAACTCCCTTAGAAGTACTTAGGAACGGTTAATAACCAGGCATGGTCTAAATCGCGGGACACTAACAAAGTTCACCCGAGAGCACGAGCAACAAAGGGTCCATGAAGAGCACAAGGCACATGGGCCTAGTGCTAGCAAACAGAACGTGGAAATGAGAGAAATCAAAACGTACATTTTGTATGAAGCGCTTGACTCGTGCATTTTTTTTACCGGCTGTGTCTACGTTGGGTTAGTTTCAAGGGATTGACGCAGCTGATCTTGACAGCTTCGTACGACCTCGTCTGTTTTATGAACACTGGCTTGTTTATAATTGTAAATATGAATGCTAGCTCTAACAATTCcgttcattaaaaaattgaagcATAATGGTGTGGCATTTTTTGCGTCCCAAAACTTCCTTGATTTTTGCCCAGCTTTGAGAGCTCATctaggtttaaaaaaatatatctaatATATCATATATattgatcagctcccagttggcttgttagctccgATGGTAGAGCGTTGCACcggtatcgtagaggtcatgggttcaaatcccgacgggcctgaatttttttccatctcctATTTTTAACTACttgttcagtagtgttcttagctgcgaggatctcttaaattcataGCTACTCTCCTTGAAAAGATGACGGTCCGTGAATCGAAGGTTTCTGCCTTGCCCCAAATGGCAATTTGTTAAGTATCTTCGGTAGTCTTCGAAAGATGGGTCGTGCCGAGGAACGGAAGGCGGCGActcactgaaaacaaaccaCAGGGTAATGACGTCTACGGAAAAGGGCAACTATCACGAAGTGACATGTTCTCAGGCTTTATTAGAGTATGTTCAAGCCTGTTATGAACCATACTAAAGCCCCGTTTCGAGATCCAATTGTTTAGAGACCCCTTAAGTTATGTCTGGAGGGGCTGTGTCCTCGTTCCATTCCCTATGCATTCTCTCGTCGTTGCCAAAATCATGCGGAACTGAGCTTAGGGTGTAGTCCCTAGTCGGGAATTTTGATCACTATGAGTATACTTGTGATTCACTTGGAACTCTATGGAGGACAGAGGGAAGGGTTGGAAACAGGATCTAATTTAGGACAAAGCCCAAACCCCATTACAAGGCTACAAATACGACAGACattaattgtttgaaaaaaattcgtttCCTTCCTCgatttatttacaaaaccttcGCGCAACTCATGACTCTGTTACCGGTATTTTACATAAATAAATGTCtatcaaaaaaagaaacctgttACTGAACGGAAATACACATCTACTAATAGAATTCTGAATTCTTACTATCTCTGTTTTCTAGACTACGCTCGGCACCCTCCGCTATAGcaaaggtttgtttttttttttttcttaacttacTAAGTCAACGGAAACCGCAGTCTCTAATATGAACAGTAGGATGAGATAGTCCTCAATTAATCATCACTCTGCTTATTTCTTGGCGGCCTTCTTCTTGGGTGTCTTCTTCGTTGGGGTCTTTGCTTTCCTTGCAGCTTTCTTCGCAGCAGGTTTCTTAGCGGCTGGTTTCTTCGGGGATTTTTTAGCGGCCGGTTTTTTCGCAGCTGGTTTTTTCGCAGTCTTCTTTTTGGCAGAAGGCTTCTTTTTAGCTGCTGCTTTTTTGGCGGCTGGTTTCTTGGCTGCCGGCTTCTTTTTGGGTTTGGCTGCCGGTTTCTTGGCTGCAGGCTTCTTCTTCGGTTTAGGTTTAGGCTTCGGCTCAGCGGCTTTGTTGACCTTGAAAGAACCAGATGCTCCTACTCCTTTGGCCTGAATTAGCTTGCCAGCAGCCACAAGTCTCTTGAGATTGAGTTTCACTTGTACGGCAACATTATCTCCTACTTTGTAATGTTCCGATATATATTTCGTGATCTTCTGGCGTGAAGATCCCGTTCGCTCCTTCAACTCTTTAATCGCTGCGATAATCATTTCTTCGTACTTCGGGTGCTCGGCGGGCTTTTTCGGTGCCTTTTTCTTGGGTGCCTTAGCTGCGGCTGCCGGTGCATCGCCCATGGTGACTGATTATATTAATGTAGTAACGAGGTTCCACGGAATAAATCGATCGCGAAACAATCAAACTCACGAACTTTCACTCGGAGTCGCTTGGGGAGAAGTGACGCAGCTACGAACGCGCATCTTATTCATACATCGTGTGCGGACCACTGAGGAAACACACACGAACTGTTGCCATTTCAGACGGCCATTGGCCTAGTTGTGCTTCTTGTCCCAATGTTTCGTCCTATATTGGATAATCTTTTGGAGCGATTTCAAAAGTAATGGTCGTTAACGAAAGTTACTTAGTGTGAGCTCCTAGAGGTGGTAAGTTTCGGTAAATTTATCCAACCACTTATTTGCAGTTTAACTTTTAACGCGAAACTCCATTTTAGTTTAGTTTGACATTTTGTAAAGAAACTCTTGCAGCTTTTGCAATCTGGAAGAAGTTTGAActttttagttattttataaaagtcCAACCATCTATCTTTGCATCTAACTTACAATGAGAGCTGGGGAAGACGTGAAAGTGAGTTTAAAACCTTGTTAAATGCAAGCAACAAACACATCTCGACAAGTGGCTGCGACTCTGTCGTAATTGCTTTCCTCGTAAACATTTTCCCTAAAATCCCAATATTTCTcgtttttgtaagttttttaGCTAGAATCGAGCTTGAAAGTCAGTAATACTCATTTGGCATAGATTTTAGTGGTTAACTGGTTAATTTAGGCCTCAAAAGTTCACTAGAATGTAGTATTTGGTTGAAGCCGTTGGGGCGATTTGTCTTGTTTGATCCGTAAAATCTATTCAACTTGGCAACTTTCAGTAATTTTGACATTAATTCAGCCTAAAATTATCCCAGGGTAAGTGTTATTTGCCTTATATGACTTTATTCCAATCCTTTGTGTGTAAGAGGTAAATTTTTCGTGTTGTAAAGAGGAAAATTCGACGTAAACTAAGAGTATACCAACAGAAACAGATTTGTGTCTAGTTGTGGTTCGAGCTGCTCGATTGTCTTCCTTCTTCTTTACCTTTGAATTACAATCGCTAATATTTCACTTGAAAATGGGTTAATGAAGCTTTTCATCACAGAAAAAATTGGGAATCACTCTCCTCTTGAAAGGGAAGATTTTATTTCTGTATTTCGTTTCTGTTAAGGGAGATTGTTGAGAATTTCATAAGTCACGTTCCGAACAACCGCCGCACCGCCATCTTGTCCATTACAGTTATCGTTACGATGCAAAGATCGTTGTCTTTTTCTAGACTTAAGAGCAAGTTTGTTTgacttatttcaattttaattttacaggaggattttattcttgttttctatCAACAGATCTGTCCATTAGGGGGCTAATTTTGCCATTTTAGCGGTGCAACGTATATTCGAAGACAACGCACCTTCGATGAACACAATATCTACTTTCAAAGGGTCAGTCAGCGACAACAGATGAAATTCATTTGTGAGAGTACTGCtacttttcattaattttttgaactatgaaattaaaatcaagagtttttttcattcatttagtaGAAATAGAATGCGTTTCGAGAGATAATATACCAGATTTTGTCGAAGGTTTTACGCGTATCATCTTAGCGTCGGGTCATTTATTGGCGCTAAAACGTTCTGAGGCAAGTATTGGTGAATAGAAATTTAGTTTTCGTTCTAGGACTGCTTCTCTTAAGGACGCCATAAGCCCATCTTTTCAGTTAAGGCCTATGAAAACTTGTCGTAAGAAATTTTAGGTAAATATTAAGCCATCAGATatacttcaaaatattttttacaattttaattcttatCGTCGACACACCCTGCGAGCGCTAAGTCGGTTTCCTTACGGAACAATTGTTTACGTGTTGTTTCACAGTTCAGTAATAGAGTTTATACGGTTTACTCGAATCTTTCCTTTATGaaggataaatttttaaaaaatagaatgCTACTCTTTCctaaaattcaaatattttctcagttttattttaaggaaattgtttgattttgaatgtttgaattttcaCCTTTCGAATCCCCAACCGTACACTAGACGTGTTTTGCATATGTAATGACTTCTTGTACCTTCTATTATATTCAGGATTTCTAAAGATTTCTGCGttcctgttttaaaaaatcgtggatattaattttttgagagcttcaaaaattttccatcaaatgGAAATATTTCTGTGTTGTCAATTTTAAGTGGCAAAATGTGTTTGTGCGAGAGATGTCAGGCAAACTATTCATGTCTAGCATGAGTGAATTAATAATGATTTTCAGATAATCAAATGAGCCCTCATCTTCAACATAGATATAATTTATTAGTCATAACTTCtgcattgcttttatttttgtctaccatttgaaaaaacaaaggaaatgtttctttaatttggaATGCTCAGaaaatttaagatatttatgctggaatattattttgactgttttttttttatttttgttttatggATATTATCTCAATCAAGGAGGGCATTTGTTAAAGATTTCTGCTCTGATCTTTTGCTTTATTTGCTAAAGTAAAAGTCAAGTCAGAAATCTCTAAAAAAGGAGTCTTAATCCTAggtataacatttttaaaacaatttcaactgaattttcCTTCTTGGTAGATCAGTCATTATGACAACAAGATCTCCAGATGAGATAATTTCAACCAAATGACCTGTTCCAAACTTATTACAACCTTACattcatgcaaattttttagcaaaaaagtATTTTGGAGCAATTATTTATAACCATAAATAAATTGActctttacaccttaacatcgATTgagcatattctctatactgctcTCCATAAATTTCTTATgttactgaaaaggagaattttcttAACATTCAAGCTGCTTCTATCATTGCTAACCATTTTTTTCATGGTCatactcttaaccctttaagccgCAATATCAACAtgtatattctcatcactgttCTCCATATGTTTCATAGTTTACGGAttgagagaatttgttcaaacatCAAGACATTTCATCTTTGGTAATCATTTCATTCTTGTGATCTGCACATTTGATCAGGTAGT from Pocillopora verrucosa isolate sample1 chromosome 8, ASM3666991v2, whole genome shotgun sequence includes these protein-coding regions:
- the LOC131782975 gene encoding histone H1-delta-like, which encodes MGDAPAAAAKAPKKKAPKKPAEHPKYEEMIIAAIKELKERTGSSRQKITKYISEHYKVGDNVAVQVKLNLKRLVAAGKLIQAKGVGASGSFKVNKAAEPKPKPKPKKKPAAKKPAAKPKKKPAAKKPAAKKAAAKKKPSAKKKTAKKPAAKKPAAKKSPKKPAAKKPAAKKAARKAKTPTKKTPKKKAAKK